The Haloplanus salinarum genome includes a region encoding these proteins:
- the purD gene encoding phosphoribosylamine--glycine ligase: MSETVLLVGGGGREHAIARAVAPDCDLYACASNRNPGIADLAAEVRSIDETDADAVVDFATDVDATLAVIGPESALAAGVADALDAAGVYAFGPGAEAARIETDKAYQRRFMRENDVPGCPDFETFEDTEAACEYIDDYDGHLAVKPAGLTGGKGVRVTGDQVTKAEAKEYLRASDYDRVVLEERLVGEEFTVQAFVANGSVRVTPAVQDHKRAYEGDEGPNTGGMGSYSDADPTLPFMDATDYEAAVDVLTATVDALPEYKGVLYGQFMLTADGVRVVEFNARFGDPEAMNTLPVMETPFLDVLTAARDGDALPDLEFSSRATVCKYAVPAGYPTDPESGARIDVDEDSVARAAAEHGTDAGDALLFYASVDAREDGLYTTTSRAFAVVGVDGTIGDAEAIADAALDAAGDGLRVREDIGKPALVQRRIDHVERLRE, translated from the coding sequence ATGTCCGAGACAGTGCTCCTCGTCGGCGGCGGCGGGCGCGAACACGCCATCGCCCGCGCCGTCGCGCCGGACTGTGACCTCTATGCCTGTGCGAGCAACCGCAACCCCGGCATCGCCGACCTGGCCGCGGAGGTCCGATCGATCGACGAGACCGACGCCGACGCCGTCGTCGACTTCGCGACGGACGTCGACGCCACGCTCGCGGTGATCGGCCCCGAGTCCGCCCTCGCGGCGGGGGTCGCCGACGCCCTCGACGCCGCCGGCGTCTACGCCTTCGGGCCGGGGGCCGAGGCGGCACGCATCGAGACGGACAAGGCCTACCAGCGGCGGTTCATGCGGGAGAACGACGTCCCCGGCTGTCCCGACTTCGAGACGTTCGAGGACACGGAAGCCGCCTGCGAGTACATCGACGACTACGACGGTCACTTGGCCGTGAAGCCCGCCGGCCTCACCGGCGGCAAGGGCGTCCGCGTCACCGGCGACCAGGTGACGAAAGCCGAGGCCAAGGAGTACCTCCGTGCGTCGGACTACGACCGCGTTGTCCTCGAGGAACGGCTGGTGGGCGAGGAGTTCACCGTCCAAGCGTTCGTAGCGAACGGGTCGGTGCGGGTCACGCCGGCCGTCCAGGACCACAAGCGCGCCTACGAGGGCGACGAGGGGCCGAACACCGGCGGCATGGGGAGCTACAGCGACGCCGACCCCACGCTCCCGTTCATGGACGCGACGGACTACGAGGCCGCCGTCGACGTCCTGACGGCGACGGTCGACGCCCTCCCCGAGTACAAGGGCGTCCTCTACGGCCAGTTCATGCTCACCGCCGACGGCGTCCGCGTCGTGGAGTTCAACGCCCGCTTCGGCGACCCCGAGGCGATGAACACCCTGCCGGTCATGGAGACGCCCTTCCTCGACGTGCTCACGGCCGCCCGGGACGGCGACGCCCTCCCCGACCTCGAGTTCTCGTCGCGGGCCACGGTCTGTAAATACGCCGTCCCCGCGGGCTACCCGACCGACCCCGAGTCCGGCGCCCGGATCGACGTCGACGAGGACAGCGTCGCGCGCGCGGCGGCCGAACACGGCACCGACGCCGGCGATGCGCTCCTCTTCTACGCGAGCGTCGACGCCCGCGAGGACGGCCTCTACACCACCACCTCCCGGGCCTTCGCGGTCGTCGGTGTCGACGGGACCATCGGCGACGCCGAGGCCATCGCCGACGCGGCGCTGGACGCCGCCGGCGACGGGCTGCGGGTGCGCGAGGACATCGGCAAACCCGCGCTCGTACAGCGGCGGATCGACCACGTCGAGCGGCTCCGGGAGTGA
- a CDS encoding sulfatase-like hydrolase/transferase produces MSVGEMGNPNVLCLVLDCLRLDAITEADAPNIHALGEENLSFDACVTPANWSLPAHTSLFTGEWPHEHGYYHREHHLAQLPLVDALAAGGFDTVGVTANIYASSSHGFDSGFDRFYETRRPLNPRGLNPFAHVRKIQEERTPRPRDYVRTLVDAATHDRPLASLDNFSRAVALELDRRYGYRDYLPLIDADSYGFLTRASTRSTDLLVDEIERTADRSEPLFAFANYMDTHYPYEPPEEHFRAVADGRWELEDLRTMSPNLSNARTFRNQFFAGDIDEDDVELVRAAYRAEVRSVDEQVGRLLQALEDAGVRDETVVVVTSDHGEGLGETDLRGERSMGHLDALNEHLWTVPLIVAHPDLDARTIEDRTSLRALYDLLTGDLESFLDVGGATWDDYFDDDPVFFELPANPYHEESMRNYDYFEDWFVERESLTHTVLGFDGEWKVVADSRGAVSAYRGDEAVDVSDAPAALRTACEDAVERFPAVEGDVEADLSGDVEQQLRDLGYV; encoded by the coding sequence ATGAGTGTAGGCGAGATGGGGAACCCGAACGTCCTGTGTCTCGTCCTCGACTGTCTGCGACTCGACGCCATCACCGAGGCCGACGCCCCAAACATCCACGCCCTCGGCGAGGAGAACCTCTCCTTCGACGCCTGCGTCACCCCCGCGAACTGGTCGCTCCCGGCGCACACCTCCCTCTTCACCGGCGAGTGGCCCCACGAACACGGCTACTACCACCGCGAACACCACCTCGCCCAACTCCCCCTAGTCGACGCACTCGCCGCCGGCGGGTTCGACACCGTCGGTGTCACCGCGAACATCTATGCTTCCAGTTCGCACGGCTTCGACTCGGGATTCGACCGCTTCTACGAGACGCGCCGTCCACTCAACCCGCGGGGTCTGAACCCCTTCGCGCACGTCCGCAAGATTCAGGAGGAGCGGACGCCCCGGCCGCGGGACTACGTACGGACGCTCGTCGACGCCGCCACACACGACCGCCCGCTCGCTAGCCTCGACAACTTCAGCCGTGCCGTCGCCCTCGAACTCGACCGGCGGTACGGCTACCGCGACTACCTTCCGCTGATCGATGCCGACTCCTACGGCTTCCTGACACGGGCATCGACCCGCTCGACCGACCTCCTCGTCGACGAAATTGAGCGGACAGCGGACCGTTCGGAACCGCTATTCGCCTTCGCGAACTACATGGACACACACTACCCGTACGAGCCGCCAGAAGAACACTTTCGTGCGGTGGCGGACGGCCGGTGGGAACTCGAGGATCTGCGCACCATGTCGCCGAATCTCTCGAACGCCCGCACCTTCCGCAACCAGTTCTTCGCGGGCGACATCGACGAGGACGACGTCGAACTCGTTCGGGCCGCCTACCGCGCGGAGGTACGGAGCGTCGACGAACAGGTCGGGCGCTTGCTGCAGGCTTTGGAGGACGCCGGCGTCCGCGACGAGACGGTGGTCGTGGTCACCTCCGATCACGGCGAGGGCCTCGGCGAGACGGACCTCCGCGGCGAGCGGAGCATGGGACATCTCGACGCTCTGAACGAACATCTCTGGACGGTCCCGCTGATCGTGGCCCACCCCGACCTCGATGCACGGACCATCGAGGACCGCACCTCGCTCCGCGCGCTCTACGATCTGCTCACCGGTGACCTCGAATCCTTCCTCGACGTCGGCGGCGCCACGTGGGACGACTACTTCGACGACGATCCCGTGTTCTTCGAGTTACCGGCGAACCCCTACCACGAGGAGTCGATGCGGAACTACGACTACTTCGAGGACTGGTTCGTCGAACGGGAATCGCTGACACACACCGTCCTGGGCTTCGACGGCGAGTGGAAGGTCGTCGCGGACTCACGCGGAGCGGTGAGCGCGTATCGGGGCGACGAGGCCGTCGACGTGTCGGACGCGCCAGCGGCGTTGCGTACCGCGTGTGAGGACGCGGTCGAACGGTTCCCCGCCGTGGAGGGCGACGTGGAGGCTGACCTGTCCGGCGACGTGGAGCAACAGCTGCGGGATCTGGGGTACGTGTAG
- a CDS encoding mechanosensitive ion channel family protein encodes MQGGSVRAALSAVPLRFWLALGTLVLGVLLGWLVRIVTRRLLRRAGVPGAIEGTTFERTAREFGTSTVAILGAIAGYFVFGIAVFAAIAVAEIEYVAQFWNAVAGFLPQLFLAVIVLIVGVVLGDKVELVVSERFRGVKLPQVSVLPLVAKYSVFYLAALIALGQVGVATAALIVLLAAYVFALVFLGGLAFRQLLSAGAVGAYLLLHQPYTIGDEIRVGEVRGIVQEMDLFVTHVEADDEEYVLPNNKVFADGFARIRT; translated from the coding sequence ATGCAAGGCGGGTCGGTTCGAGCGGCCCTGTCGGCGGTTCCGCTCCGGTTCTGGCTGGCCCTCGGGACGCTCGTTCTCGGCGTCCTCCTCGGCTGGCTGGTCCGGATCGTCACCCGGCGACTCCTCCGGCGGGCCGGCGTCCCCGGTGCCATCGAGGGGACCACCTTCGAGCGAACCGCCCGCGAGTTCGGCACCTCGACGGTGGCGATCCTCGGGGCCATCGCCGGCTACTTCGTCTTCGGCATCGCGGTCTTCGCCGCCATCGCCGTCGCCGAAATCGAGTACGTCGCCCAGTTCTGGAACGCCGTCGCCGGCTTCCTGCCCCAGCTGTTCCTGGCGGTGATCGTCCTCATCGTCGGCGTCGTCCTCGGGGACAAGGTGGAGCTGGTGGTCTCCGAACGGTTCCGCGGGGTGAAGCTCCCGCAGGTGAGCGTCCTCCCGCTGGTGGCGAAATACAGCGTCTTCTATCTCGCGGCCCTGATCGCCCTCGGCCAGGTCGGCGTCGCGACCGCCGCCCTGATCGTCCTGCTCGCGGCCTACGTCTTCGCGCTCGTCTTCCTCGGCGGCCTCGCGTTCCGGCAGTTGCTCTCGGCCGGCGCGGTCGGTGCGTATCTCCTCCTGCACCAGCCCTACACCATCGGCGACGAGATCCGGGTCGGCGAGGTCCGGGGGATCGTCCAGGAGATGGACCTCTTCGTCACTCACGTCGAGGCCGACGACGAGGAGTACGTCCTCCCGAACAACAAGGTGTTCGCCGACGGCTTCGCACGGATCCGGACCTGA
- the aglJ gene encoding S-layer glycoprotein N-glycosyltransferase AglJ, translating to MSDPDGVCVLVPTLDEAETIGDVVTEFRAEGYDDVLVIDGGSADDTREVAREAGARVVEQSGSGKGQAVREAVERHIDAPYVLMLDGDGTYRADDADAMLEPLRAGEAEHVIGNRFADMRSGAMTVLNRIGNRLINGAFGHIHGESFGDILSGYRAFTQASFERMHLTADGFGIETEMAVECAKRGISTTVVPITYLPRPAGSNTNLHPIRDGGIIILELYRRAKTNNPLFYFGSIGAVSTVSGGVIAAYVGVEWVTRRISHEVLAVVAAFAILVGVQLLMFGVLADLILSLHRERIRDGDGR from the coding sequence ATGTCCGACCCCGACGGCGTCTGCGTGCTCGTCCCAACCCTCGACGAGGCCGAGACCATCGGCGACGTGGTGACCGAGTTCCGAGCCGAGGGGTACGACGACGTCCTCGTGATCGACGGGGGATCGGCCGACGACACCCGAGAGGTGGCCCGCGAGGCCGGCGCCCGTGTGGTCGAGCAATCGGGATCGGGGAAGGGACAGGCGGTCCGCGAGGCCGTCGAACGCCACATCGACGCACCGTACGTCCTCATGCTCGACGGCGACGGGACCTACCGCGCCGACGACGCGGACGCGATGCTCGAACCCCTCCGCGCGGGCGAGGCCGAACACGTGATCGGGAACCGCTTCGCCGACATGCGCTCGGGGGCGATGACGGTGCTCAACCGCATCGGCAACCGCCTCATCAACGGGGCCTTCGGACACATTCACGGCGAGTCCTTCGGGGACATCCTCTCGGGGTATCGGGCCTTCACCCAGGCGTCCTTCGAGCGGATGCACCTCACCGCCGACGGGTTCGGCATCGAGACGGAGATGGCCGTCGAGTGTGCCAAACGCGGCATCTCGACGACGGTGGTACCCATCACCTACCTCCCGCGACCCGCGGGGTCGAACACCAACCTCCACCCCATCCGCGACGGCGGGATCATCATCCTCGAACTCTACCGCCGGGCCAAGACCAACAACCCGCTGTTTTACTTCGGGAGCATCGGCGCCGTCTCGACGGTCTCGGGCGGGGTGATCGCCGCGTACGTCGGCGTGGAGTGGGTCACCCGACGGATCTCCCACGAGGTGCTCGCCGTCGTCGCCGCCTTCGCCATCCTCGTCGGCGTCCAACTCCTGATGTTCGGCGTGCTCGCGGACCTGATCCTCTCCCTGCACCGCGAGCGGATTCGGGACGGGGACGGCCGGTAA
- a CDS encoding sulfatase has product MAPNVLLVVLDSVRARNTSLHGYRRETTPNLTAFAERATDYRQARAPGIHSLASHASIFTGVHVAAHGLTTHGAKIDPSRTVWAELGERGYDTGLFTPNAVITRSSNFGDAFDTVVGPKDRRSDPFPDAFSPSDVENINDTTKLEYLRLSVTSGTPLRSLVNGAAELAYDTLDRFAIDESGATYVPEFLDWHADREGPWAACLNLMDAHYPYRPDEEFDRWGGSTLRRLHRETHGPYSTTFLSGEYLWKLRAFEALYDGAIRQADAHLDRLLGTLAERGELDDTLVVVTSDHGEGFGEPSELEPTVELVDHSWSVSEAVTHVPLVVKYPGQQAGKSVDRPATLTRFPAVVRSVIDSDDGDTSLGFDPDEPVLVSTERVQSPDDELPDACSNRDRYGGPWRAVYEWRDGAVWKFSRRHGSALTQVIPNGLERRTVDHDENVVASTFDAVDPDPTVAAGDQVLDSDVQSHLKELGYL; this is encoded by the coding sequence ATGGCCCCGAACGTCCTGCTGGTCGTCCTCGACAGCGTCCGGGCACGGAACACGAGCCTCCACGGATACCGCCGGGAGACGACGCCGAACCTGACGGCCTTCGCCGAGCGGGCGACGGATTACCGCCAGGCGCGAGCCCCGGGTATCCATAGCCTCGCTAGTCACGCCAGCATCTTCACTGGCGTCCACGTCGCGGCACACGGCCTGACGACACACGGCGCGAAGATCGACCCGTCGCGGACGGTCTGGGCCGAGCTCGGCGAGCGGGGCTACGATACCGGACTCTTCACCCCCAACGCCGTCATCACCCGCTCGTCGAACTTCGGTGACGCCTTCGACACCGTCGTCGGCCCGAAGGATCGGCGGTCGGATCCGTTCCCCGACGCGTTCTCGCCGTCGGACGTGGAGAACATCAACGACACGACGAAACTCGAGTACCTCCGTCTGTCGGTCACCAGCGGGACCCCCCTCCGATCGCTCGTCAACGGGGCCGCCGAACTCGCCTACGACACGCTCGACCGTTTCGCGATCGACGAGTCGGGTGCGACGTACGTCCCCGAGTTCCTCGACTGGCACGCCGACCGCGAAGGGCCGTGGGCGGCCTGTCTCAACCTGATGGACGCCCACTACCCCTACCGTCCCGACGAGGAGTTCGACCGATGGGGCGGCTCCACGCTCCGTCGGCTACACCGCGAGACGCACGGCCCCTACTCGACGACGTTCCTCTCGGGCGAGTATCTCTGGAAACTGCGGGCCTTCGAGGCACTGTACGACGGCGCGATCAGACAGGCGGACGCTCATCTCGATCGTCTCCTCGGGACACTGGCGGAACGTGGCGAACTCGACGACACTCTCGTCGTCGTCACCAGCGATCACGGTGAGGGGTTCGGCGAGCCGAGCGAACTGGAGCCGACCGTCGAACTCGTCGATCACAGTTGGTCCGTCTCCGAGGCGGTGACGCACGTCCCGCTCGTGGTCAAGTATCCGGGTCAGCAAGCGGGGAAATCGGTCGACCGTCCGGCGACGCTGACGCGGTTTCCGGCGGTCGTTCGGAGCGTGATCGACTCCGACGACGGTGACACGTCGCTCGGCTTCGATCCCGACGAACCGGTCCTCGTCTCGACCGAGCGCGTCCAGTCTCCCGACGACGAACTCCCCGACGCGTGCTCGAACCGCGATCGGTACGGCGGCCCGTGGCGCGCCGTCTACGAGTGGCGCGACGGTGCGGTGTGGAAGTTCTCCCGGCGACACGGGAGTGCGTTGACGCAGGTAATTCCGAACGGGCTCGAACGCCGAACAGTGGACCACGACGAGAACGTGGTTGCGTCGACGTTCGACGCCGTCGACCCCGACCCGACCGTCGCCGCCGGCGATCAGGTGCTCGATTCCGACGTCCAGAGTCACCTGAAAGAGTTGGGATATCTCTGA
- the dacZ gene encoding diadenylate cyclase DacZ: MATLRDSLGDLVADVDGLFLFSPSAPHYERFDDVDVTQVVIAAENGVGADAFVELPLGFENVRDRIKFGIEGAMEQGFVAEGDTVACSLAMFGDDADTVVRIRVDESVRSGVYDLFIDSRAEPGVVRDVFEVAIDLGKKGQKGKPVGALFVVGDAGKVMNKSRPLSYNPFEKSHVHVGDPIVNVMLKEFSRLDGAFVVSDAGKIVSAYRYLEPSAEGVDIPKGLGARHMAGGAITRDTNAIAIVLSESDGMVRAFKRGDLILEIDPEEY; the protein is encoded by the coding sequence ATGGCGACGTTACGGGATTCTCTGGGTGACCTCGTGGCGGACGTCGACGGTCTGTTCCTGTTTTCCCCGTCGGCCCCCCACTACGAGCGGTTCGACGACGTCGACGTGACGCAGGTGGTGATCGCCGCCGAGAACGGTGTCGGCGCTGACGCGTTCGTCGAACTCCCGCTGGGGTTCGAGAACGTCCGCGACCGGATCAAGTTCGGTATCGAGGGGGCGATGGAGCAGGGGTTCGTCGCCGAGGGAGACACCGTCGCCTGCTCGCTGGCGATGTTCGGCGACGACGCCGACACGGTGGTCCGGATACGGGTCGACGAGTCGGTGCGGTCGGGGGTCTACGACCTGTTCATCGACTCGCGGGCCGAACCGGGCGTCGTCCGCGACGTCTTCGAGGTGGCCATCGACCTCGGCAAGAAGGGGCAGAAGGGCAAACCCGTGGGGGCGCTGTTCGTCGTCGGCGACGCGGGCAAGGTGATGAACAAGTCCCGGCCGCTCAGCTACAACCCCTTCGAGAAGTCCCACGTCCACGTCGGCGACCCCATCGTGAACGTGATGCTCAAGGAGTTCTCGCGGCTCGACGGGGCCTTCGTCGTCTCCGATGCGGGCAAGATCGTCTCGGCGTACCGCTATCTGGAACCCTCCGCCGAGGGCGTCGACATCCCGAAGGGACTCGGGGCGCGTCACATGGCGGGCGGCGCGATCACCCGGGACACCAACGCCATCGCCATCGTCCTCTCGGAGTCCGACGGGATGGTCCGGGCGTTCAAGCGCGGCGATCTGATCCTGGAGATCGATCCGGAGGAGTACTGA
- the aglF gene encoding UTP--glucose-1-phosphate uridylyltransferase AglF has translation MKAVILAAGKGTRLRPLTEDKPKVLVEVDGKPLIEYAFDSLIDVGVDVSEFVVVVGYKKEQIMERYDDEYRGVPITYAHQREQLGLAHALLTAEPYVDDDFVLMLGDNVFEANLGDVVNRQGEERADAAFLVEEVPWEEASRYGVCDTNEYGEITRVVEKPDDPPSNLVMTGFYTFTPAIFHACHLVQPSDRGEYELPDAIDLLIQSGRTIDAIRMDGWRIDVGYPEDREAAEERLAEGAADAEATPE, from the coding sequence ATGAAGGCAGTCATCCTCGCGGCCGGCAAGGGCACCCGTCTCCGCCCGCTCACCGAGGACAAACCGAAGGTCCTCGTCGAAGTCGACGGCAAGCCGCTGATCGAGTACGCGTTCGACTCGTTGATCGACGTCGGCGTCGACGTCTCGGAGTTCGTCGTCGTCGTGGGCTACAAGAAAGAGCAGATCATGGAGCGGTACGACGACGAGTACCGGGGCGTGCCGATCACCTACGCCCACCAGCGCGAGCAGTTGGGGCTCGCCCACGCGCTGTTGACGGCGGAGCCGTACGTCGACGACGACTTCGTGCTCATGCTCGGGGACAACGTCTTCGAGGCGAACCTGGGCGACGTCGTCAACCGGCAGGGCGAGGAGCGTGCCGACGCCGCCTTCCTCGTCGAGGAGGTGCCGTGGGAGGAGGCGAGTCGCTACGGCGTCTGTGACACCAACGAGTACGGCGAGATTACCCGCGTCGTCGAGAAGCCCGACGACCCGCCCTCGAACCTGGTGATGACCGGCTTCTACACCTTCACGCCCGCCATCTTCCACGCCTGTCACCTAGTGCAGCCGTCGGATCGCGGCGAGTACGAACTGCCCGACGCCATCGACCTGTTGATCCAGAGCGGGCGCACCATCGACGCCATCCGGATGGACGGCTGGCGCATCGACGTGGGCTACCCGGAGGACCGCGAGGCGGCGGAGGAGCGACTCGCCGAGGGGGCCGCCGACGCCGAGGCCACCCCCGAGTAG
- a CDS encoding MFS transporter has product MSDEGGVPWRSGRLYLLLATAAVAPLDVNIVGPALPAIADAFGVSSTRSGLVITAFAVPGAVLAPVVGMYADRLGRRRVVVPCLLIFGVAGVAVTLATEFWMVLALRAIQGSVGGSILASLTLALVGDYYEGTRRNAVMGAVSAGISFSAAGGPVLGGTLATRSWDAPFLLYGSSVVVAVLVVRYLDPPTAGGEGRHDGSYLRDAVASLPTREALTLYGATLASFALFFGGVLTAVPFLLEGTYGLESGRIGALVTGAMLLAAVVAVCNGRIARHLSDLGIVTLGFVCYAAGLLGVWAAPSAPGVLLALCVFGAGHGLVLPSVASALSSIAGPEFRGGVMSLRTSVVLGAQAVGPPLFTLPATELGVGYELPLGVAGVAAGVGALALFVAAGGRAGVRVAPE; this is encoded by the coding sequence ATGTCGGACGAGGGCGGCGTCCCGTGGCGATCCGGGCGGCTCTATCTCCTCCTGGCGACGGCCGCGGTGGCACCGCTCGACGTGAACATCGTGGGGCCGGCGCTCCCCGCCATCGCCGACGCCTTCGGCGTCTCGAGCACGCGGAGCGGCCTCGTCATCACCGCCTTCGCCGTCCCGGGAGCCGTCCTCGCGCCGGTGGTGGGGATGTACGCAGACCGCCTCGGACGCCGCCGAGTGGTCGTTCCCTGTCTGCTGATCTTCGGCGTCGCGGGCGTGGCCGTGACGCTGGCGACGGAGTTCTGGATGGTGCTCGCCCTCCGGGCGATACAGGGGAGCGTCGGCGGGAGCATCCTCGCCTCGCTGACGCTTGCGCTCGTCGGCGACTACTACGAGGGCACGCGTCGCAACGCCGTGATGGGCGCCGTCAGCGCGGGGATCTCCTTCAGCGCCGCCGGCGGTCCCGTCCTCGGCGGGACGCTGGCGACCCGGTCCTGGGACGCCCCGTTTCTCCTCTACGGGTCGAGCGTCGTCGTCGCCGTCCTCGTCGTCCGGTATCTCGACCCGCCGACGGCCGGCGGCGAGGGTCGGCACGACGGCTCGTACCTGCGCGACGCGGTGGCGTCGCTGCCGACGCGGGAGGCGCTGACGCTCTACGGCGCGACGCTCGCGAGTTTCGCGCTCTTCTTCGGCGGCGTCCTCACCGCCGTCCCGTTCCTGCTGGAGGGAACCTACGGCCTCGAATCGGGGCGGATCGGTGCGCTGGTGACGGGCGCGATGTTGCTCGCGGCGGTGGTGGCGGTGTGCAACGGCCGGATCGCCCGCCACCTCTCGGATCTGGGGATCGTCACCCTCGGGTTCGTCTGTTACGCCGCCGGGCTCCTGGGCGTCTGGGCGGCGCCCTCCGCGCCCGGCGTCCTCCTCGCGCTCTGCGTGTTCGGCGCCGGCCACGGACTCGTCCTCCCGTCGGTCGCGTCCGCGTTGTCATCGATCGCCGGCCCCGAGTTCCGCGGGGGCGTCATGAGCCTGCGAACGAGCGTCGTCCTCGGGGCACAGGCCGTCGGGCCGCCGCTGTTTACGCTGCCCGCGACGGAACTCGGTGTGGGGTACGAACTCCCGCTCGGGGTCGCCGGGGTGGCCGCCGGCGTCGGCGCCCTCGCCCTGTTCGTCGCCGCCGGCGGCCGAGCGGGCGTCCGCGTCGCCCCGGAGTGA
- a CDS encoding acyltransferase: MSDSDAARRHDRLDRIPTAGPRNSLWHWTEAKGPLRVVLNYLAVWVIRIAPSLRLKNWVLRRLGATVEPGVAVGLEATPDVFWPELLTIRADAVVGYDATLLCHEFLQAEYRTGEVVIGERAMIGAGTVVLPGVEVGADAKVAANSLVTGDVSPGTTVAGVPARPVDGGVGGGDGDGDGE; encoded by the coding sequence GTGAGCGATTCGGACGCCGCCCGGCGACACGACCGCCTCGACCGGATCCCGACGGCCGGGCCGCGGAACTCGCTGTGGCACTGGACGGAGGCCAAGGGCCCGCTCCGGGTCGTTCTGAACTACCTCGCGGTCTGGGTGATCCGGATCGCCCCGAGCCTGCGGCTGAAAAACTGGGTCCTGCGACGCCTCGGCGCGACGGTCGAACCCGGGGTTGCCGTCGGCCTGGAGGCGACCCCCGACGTGTTCTGGCCCGAACTCCTGACGATCCGGGCCGACGCAGTCGTCGGCTACGACGCCACGCTCCTCTGTCACGAGTTCCTGCAGGCGGAGTACCGGACCGGCGAGGTGGTGATCGGCGAACGGGCGATGATCGGCGCGGGGACGGTCGTCCTCCCCGGCGTCGAGGTCGGTGCGGACGCGAAGGTGGCGGCGAACTCCCTGGTGACCGGCGACGTGTCGCCGGGGACGACCGTCGCGGGGGTGCCGGCCCGGCCGGTCGACGGCGGCGTCGGTGGCGGTGACGGCGACGGCGACGGCGAGTGA
- a CDS encoding AsnC family transcriptional regulator, with protein MRDLDETDLAILQALMGNARKPWAEIAETVDLSPPAVSDRVDRLQEMGVVRRFTVDIDRSKLREGVPVLVRVETPTAAVDDARASLREAEAVEHLFTTAERDLICYARIPDGDVPRWLDATLAADAVDDYTVTLLTEGEWTPTVGGTGFALSCAECGNTVTSEGTTARIGGERHQFCCPSCERRFAERYERFDEGAGDGAE; from the coding sequence ATGCGCGACCTCGACGAGACGGATCTGGCGATACTGCAGGCCCTGATGGGGAACGCCCGGAAACCGTGGGCCGAGATCGCGGAGACGGTCGACCTCTCGCCGCCCGCGGTGTCGGACCGCGTCGACCGCCTCCAGGAGATGGGCGTCGTCCGCCGGTTCACCGTCGACATCGACCGCTCGAAACTCCGCGAGGGGGTGCCGGTGCTGGTCCGCGTCGAGACGCCGACGGCCGCCGTCGACGACGCCCGGGCGAGTCTGCGGGAGGCCGAGGCGGTCGAACACCTGTTCACGACCGCGGAGCGCGACCTGATCTGTTATGCCCGCATCCCGGACGGGGACGTCCCCCGGTGGCTCGACGCGACGCTCGCGGCGGACGCCGTCGATGACTACACGGTGACGCTCCTGACCGAGGGGGAGTGGACGCCGACGGTCGGCGGCACCGGGTTCGCCCTCTCGTGTGCCGAGTGTGGCAACACCGTGACGAGCGAGGGGACGACCGCCCGGATCGGCGGGGAACGCCACCAGTTCTGCTGTCCGTCCTGCGAGCGCCGGTTCGCGGAGCGATACGAGCGGTTCGACGAGGGCGCCGGCGACGGCGCCGAGTGA